One Myxococcaceae bacterium JPH2 DNA segment encodes these proteins:
- a CDS encoding helix-hairpin-helix domain-containing protein has protein sequence MKFGWVALLGWALLGPGLAEAARQRTQYTGVVNLNEATASQLDLLPGVGEKAAERILEHRKKRPFGRIEELVRVKGFGKKRFLKLKAHLTLTGPTTMKVEKVSAPDAPGKEATHPKP, from the coding sequence GTGAAGTTCGGCTGGGTGGCCCTGCTGGGCTGGGCGCTGTTGGGGCCCGGGCTGGCCGAAGCCGCGAGGCAGCGAACGCAATACACAGGCGTGGTGAACCTGAACGAGGCGACCGCGAGCCAGTTGGACCTGTTGCCGGGCGTGGGAGAGAAAGCCGCGGAGCGAATCCTCGAACATCGGAAGAAGCGGCCCTTCGGACGCATCGAGGAGTTGGTGCGAGTGAAAGGCTTTGGAAAGAAGCGATTCCTCAAGCTGAAGGCACACCTGACGCTGACAGGCCCCACGACGATGAAGGTGGAGAAGGTCTCCGCGCCCGACGCGCCGGGAAAGGAGGCCACGCACCCGAAACCATGA